Proteins encoded by one window of Geobacter sp. DSM 9736:
- a CDS encoding zinc ribbon domain-containing protein yields MRNNLKVLDGLQEIDLRIDALKVDVKGLEDGIAVLERDVAEAQEAVDTRNAALLALEEEKRQLEESVSAESENIVRSEQRLKEIKTQKEYQAVSKEITSAKKLKVELEEQALQKISQIEEVRADLNSRMESIRELEQNVAARKSELQTQIDQLSGTVAEETGARDNAVKTLPSSIVKRYSLLREQRRGLAVVEAREGYCLGCNMNLPPQLYNSLYRGAELITCPHCQRILVLRQDLQQ; encoded by the coding sequence TTGAGAAACAATCTGAAGGTATTGGATGGTCTGCAGGAGATTGACCTGCGTATCGATGCACTGAAAGTCGATGTGAAGGGGCTTGAGGACGGCATCGCCGTTCTGGAGAGGGATGTGGCGGAGGCACAGGAGGCCGTCGACACACGGAATGCCGCACTCCTTGCGCTTGAAGAGGAGAAACGGCAGCTGGAAGAGAGCGTTTCAGCTGAAAGTGAGAACATAGTCCGTTCCGAGCAGCGTCTCAAGGAAATCAAGACCCAGAAGGAATATCAGGCGGTCTCCAAGGAGATTACCAGCGCTAAAAAATTGAAAGTTGAGCTTGAAGAGCAGGCATTGCAGAAGATCTCGCAGATTGAGGAAGTGCGGGCCGATCTGAACAGTCGCATGGAAAGCATTCGCGAATTGGAACAAAACGTGGCTGCCAGGAAGTCGGAACTTCAGACCCAGATAGATCAGCTGAGCGGAACAGTGGCGGAGGAAACAGGTGCGAGGGACAATGCCGTCAAAACACTACCTTCCTCCATCGTCAAGCGATACAGCCTCCTGCGTGAGCAGCGGCGCGGGCTCGCTGTAGTAGAGGCCCGGGAGGGATACTGTCTCGGCTGCAACATGAACCTTCCTCCACAGCTGTACAACAGCCTGTACCGCGGCGCCGAGCTTATCACCTGTCCTCACTGCCAGCGGATTCTTGTCTTGAGGCAGGACCTGCAGCAGTAG
- the mraZ gene encoding division/cell wall cluster transcriptional repressor MraZ, with the protein MFRGIFHTTIDAKGRTSIPSRFREMFAECFGDDRFFITNSAPVDLGDGEFGRGLTVYPYKEWLALEERVAQGAGLTAKQLNSINRLILAPGVECAADKLGRVLVPPHLRNSAALERDIVFVGSLKKIEIWSQQEWEKVVRQAEKDFPSDTAGLAELGI; encoded by the coding sequence ATGTTCAGGGGTATTTTTCATACCACTATCGATGCAAAAGGACGAACGAGCATTCCCTCTCGTTTTAGGGAAATGTTTGCCGAGTGCTTTGGCGACGATCGGTTCTTTATCACGAACTCGGCCCCTGTGGACCTGGGCGACGGCGAATTCGGCCGGGGCCTTACCGTCTATCCCTACAAAGAGTGGCTGGCGCTGGAAGAGCGGGTTGCGCAGGGTGCTGGCCTCACCGCAAAGCAGCTCAACAGTATCAATCGTCTCATTCTTGCTCCCGGAGTCGAATGTGCCGCCGACAAGCTGGGCAGAGTGCTCGTGCCACCACATCTCCGCAATTCTGCCGCGCTTGAGCGTGATATCGTTTTTGTCGGTTCTCTGAAAAAGATAGAGATCTGGAGCCAGCAGGAATGGGAGAAGGTTGTTCGCCAGGCCGAGAAGGATTTCCCCAGTGATACTGCTGGGTTGGCCGAGCTGGGGATCTAG
- the rsmH gene encoding 16S rRNA (cytosine(1402)-N(4))-methyltransferase RsmH produces the protein MEFRHASVMLEESLRFLAPRSGGIYVDGTLGGGGHAERILADTAPDGRLIAFDKDPDALSAAGQRLSPFGSRVRLVHGDFAVLSSALAEMGIDGIDGIMLDLGVSSHQLDSGERGFSFQQDAPLDMRMDTTKGVTAADIVNNESREELIRIIREYGEERWASRIASAIVRARETLPVTSTLQLAELVKGAIPRPAWEDRIHPATRTFQGLRIAVNDELGSIRRGLPAAMQLLNRGGRAVVISFHSLEDRIVKDTFRSFTGRCTCPRDLPVCVCGQSAAVRILTAKPVRAGEDEIAANPRARSARLRAAEKL, from the coding sequence GTGGAATTCCGCCATGCTTCGGTTATGCTTGAGGAAAGTCTCCGCTTTCTCGCGCCCAGATCAGGCGGTATCTACGTAGATGGTACTCTTGGCGGCGGAGGCCATGCCGAGCGCATCCTCGCAGACACTGCTCCGGATGGCCGCCTGATCGCATTCGACAAAGATCCGGATGCATTGTCAGCAGCCGGGCAGCGACTCTCACCGTTCGGGAGCCGGGTCAGGCTGGTTCATGGTGACTTCGCAGTTCTCTCGTCGGCGTTGGCTGAAATGGGTATCGACGGCATCGACGGCATCATGCTTGATCTCGGTGTCTCATCCCATCAGCTGGATTCCGGGGAACGGGGATTCAGCTTTCAGCAGGACGCCCCACTCGATATGCGGATGGACACGACCAAAGGGGTCACAGCAGCTGATATCGTAAATAACGAAAGCAGAGAAGAGCTGATACGGATCATCCGGGAGTATGGAGAAGAGCGGTGGGCATCCAGAATCGCCTCGGCAATAGTCCGGGCACGGGAGACGCTGCCGGTGACGAGCACGCTGCAACTGGCCGAGCTGGTCAAGGGGGCGATACCGAGACCCGCATGGGAAGACAGGATTCATCCTGCGACCCGGACATTTCAGGGGTTGCGGATTGCCGTGAACGATGAACTTGGAAGCATCAGGCGGGGACTGCCCGCCGCGATGCAGCTTCTCAACAGGGGGGGCAGAGCGGTGGTAATTTCGTTTCATTCCCTCGAAGACAGGATCGTGAAGGACACATTCAGAAGCTTTACCGGGCGGTGCACCTGCCCCCGCGACCTTCCCGTGTGCGTCTGCGGACAAAGTGCCGCGGTGCGAATTCTGACTGCAAAGCCGGTTCGGGCGGGAGAGGATGAGATAGCTGCCAACCCAAGGGCGCGTAGTGCACGACTTAGAGCTGCCGAGAAGCTTTAA
- the ftsL gene encoding cell division protein FtsL, whose amino-acid sequence MADVKTIHSKVAAPRKVVALSAQKWDLFPYLIVIMVLLTVVSVFHVWSRVRVIDLNLAISEARRQVKDQHQENSRLKLEVASLKTPARIEAFAKEELGMRLPLDQQVVVVK is encoded by the coding sequence ATGGCCGACGTGAAAACAATACACAGCAAAGTTGCAGCTCCCCGCAAAGTAGTGGCCTTGTCGGCGCAGAAGTGGGACCTCTTCCCGTACCTCATCGTGATCATGGTGCTCCTCACTGTCGTGTCGGTATTTCATGTCTGGTCCAGGGTCAGGGTGATCGATCTCAATCTGGCGATCTCGGAAGCGAGGCGGCAGGTCAAGGACCAGCACCAGGAGAACAGTCGGCTGAAGCTGGAGGTAGCATCATTGAAAACGCCGGCCCGCATAGAGGCCTTCGCTAAAGAGGAGTTGGGAATGCGATTGCCGCTCGACCAGCAGGTGGTGGTCGTCAAATGA
- a CDS encoding penicillin-binding protein: MKDGREKWARVRIRLVGGAFAFFFAITSARAFYLQVVQKDQFLKLAEKQHQKVVQLTPGRGGIYDRNNSELAVSIEMDSCFAEPRNMDDAADAASRLAPILGTSVDVLQRKLTGSKGFVWLQRRLMPDQVQRIKQLGIDGIGFVKESKRFYPHSEMASHVIGFTGMDPEGLEGIERKYDSVLLGSTGYMVTERDALGRDIALKNTVVKSASKGQSITLTLDKNIQYITEKELAKAVQSSRAVGGIAVVMEPSTGKVLAMANYPGFNPNLSDRPLQHLRNKAIVDSFEPGSTFKVFLLAAALEEHIIGAHETFNCENGSYEIGGRVIHDTHKYGTLSVSDILKYSSNIGSAKIGARLGAERLYNYLRSFGFGERSGIDLPGEVSGNLRNRNQWVPVDLATISFGQGVSATAVQLATAFSALANGGMLMKPYIVERISDSQGTVLQKFEPQVRRRVVSKETASRVAKMMEGVTAEGGTAISAAVEGYRVGGKTGTAQKVDPVTRGYSIDKRTASFIGFAPLSDPKLTIVVIVDEPKTSPYGGVVAAPAFSAIALRSLCYLNVPKDKKEKPKIVQVEAKAEVDEEDPPAAEGSITESGEGEVMPNFRMMSMRQVLRVMEQKGLNVKLLGSGRVVEQNPPPGRKIGPSDRVWVRLAPAA, encoded by the coding sequence ATGAAAGACGGGCGAGAGAAATGGGCGAGAGTGCGCATCCGCCTGGTCGGCGGAGCTTTCGCCTTTTTCTTCGCCATCACTTCTGCGCGTGCCTTTTACCTCCAGGTTGTCCAGAAAGACCAGTTCCTAAAGCTAGCCGAAAAGCAGCATCAGAAGGTCGTCCAGTTGACCCCGGGGCGTGGGGGGATTTACGACCGCAACAACAGCGAACTTGCAGTTTCCATCGAAATGGATTCCTGCTTCGCCGAGCCGCGTAACATGGATGATGCAGCGGATGCGGCTTCGAGACTGGCGCCTATCCTCGGGACCAGCGTCGATGTGTTGCAGCGGAAGCTGACGGGGAGCAAAGGTTTCGTCTGGTTGCAGCGCCGGCTCATGCCGGATCAGGTCCAGCGCATCAAGCAGCTCGGCATAGACGGAATCGGTTTCGTCAAGGAAAGCAAGCGCTTCTATCCACATTCGGAGATGGCGAGCCATGTAATCGGCTTCACCGGAATGGATCCCGAAGGACTTGAGGGCATCGAGCGCAAGTATGATTCGGTACTGCTGGGGAGCACCGGGTACATGGTTACCGAGCGGGACGCCCTGGGACGTGACATCGCCCTCAAGAACACCGTGGTCAAGAGCGCCTCGAAAGGGCAGAGCATCACCCTCACCCTCGACAAGAACATCCAGTACATCACTGAAAAGGAACTTGCCAAGGCAGTTCAGTCGAGCAGAGCAGTTGGAGGAATCGCCGTCGTCATGGAACCTTCTACCGGAAAGGTTCTGGCGATGGCCAACTATCCGGGTTTCAATCCCAACCTCTCCGACCGTCCCCTGCAGCATCTTCGCAATAAAGCCATTGTCGACAGCTTTGAGCCGGGATCGACCTTCAAGGTGTTTCTCCTGGCCGCTGCACTCGAAGAGCATATCATCGGGGCACACGAAACCTTCAATTGCGAAAACGGAAGCTACGAGATAGGCGGCAGGGTCATACACGACACCCACAAGTACGGAACGCTTTCGGTTTCCGACATTCTGAAGTATTCGAGCAATATCGGTTCTGCAAAGATCGGCGCCCGACTCGGAGCTGAGCGGCTCTATAACTATCTGCGTTCCTTCGGTTTCGGGGAACGCAGCGGCATTGATCTGCCGGGAGAGGTTTCCGGCAATCTCCGTAACCGGAACCAGTGGGTGCCGGTGGACCTTGCGACCATCTCCTTCGGACAGGGGGTTTCCGCAACGGCCGTTCAATTGGCGACAGCTTTTTCGGCCCTGGCAAACGGCGGCATGCTTATGAAGCCGTACATAGTCGAGAGGATCAGCGACAGCCAGGGTACGGTTCTGCAAAAATTCGAGCCGCAGGTCCGCCGTCGCGTGGTCTCCAAGGAAACGGCTTCGCGGGTCGCAAAAATGATGGAAGGTGTTACCGCCGAAGGGGGCACAGCCATCAGTGCGGCTGTGGAAGGGTATCGAGTAGGGGGTAAGACGGGCACCGCACAGAAGGTGGATCCGGTCACGCGGGGATACTCCATCGATAAGCGAACAGCCTCCTTTATCGGATTTGCTCCCCTCTCGGACCCGAAACTCACCATAGTCGTAATCGTCGATGAACCGAAGACGAGCCCTTATGGGGGAGTGGTGGCTGCGCCGGCGTTCAGCGCCATAGCCCTTCGCTCCCTCTGCTACCTGAATGTGCCCAAGGATAAGAAGGAGAAGCCGAAGATCGTGCAGGTTGAGGCGAAGGCCGAGGTTGATGAGGAAGATCCTCCAGCTGCAGAAGGTTCCATCACTGAAAGCGGAGAAGGGGAAGTCATGCCCAATTTCCGCATGATGAGCATGAGACAGGTATTACGCGTCATGGAGCAGAAAGGGCTTAACGTCAAGCTTCTGGGGAGTGGCCGGGTAGTGGAGCAGAATCCTCCTCCCGGAAGAAAAATCGGGCCGTCGGACAGAGTGTGGGTAAGGCTTGCACCGGCGGCGTGA